In one window of Nakamurella sp. PAMC28650 DNA:
- a CDS encoding EamA family transporter gives MNPASIGILLLAVALAATGQLILKNGMNLAKTHSAETGRSLVLSAITSPWILGGLVIFGVSAIAWLVTLSRVPLSVAYPFNALGYVAILIASTVILHERANVWTWTGTVLVVTGLIVVVTTAPSG, from the coding sequence ATGAACCCGGCGAGCATCGGGATCCTGCTGCTTGCGGTGGCGTTGGCCGCCACCGGTCAGCTGATCCTCAAGAACGGCATGAACCTGGCCAAGACGCACTCGGCGGAAACCGGGCGCTCGCTCGTGTTGAGCGCGATCACCTCGCCGTGGATCCTGGGCGGTCTGGTCATCTTCGGTGTCTCGGCGATCGCCTGGCTGGTGACGCTGTCGCGGGTGCCGCTCAGCGTGGCCTACCCGTTCAATGCGCTGGGGTACGTCGCCATCCTGATCGCCAGTACCGTCATCCTGCACGAACGCGCCAACGTGTGGACCTGGACCGGAACGGTGCTGGTGGTCACCGGTCTGATCGTGGTGGTGACGACGGCGCCCTCCGGCTGA
- a CDS encoding glycosyltransferase family 4 protein, which yields MTRPISRVLFVTRKFPPSVGGMETLASDVWQVVEQRWPGSRLLAHGGPIWRSAFWGPAALFSTARQLRAGTVDAIVAGDAVMASALRAVLWVRRVPTIAFVMGRDLTWDKPGYRALVRWGLKRWDLIAAISTATGAVAAELTSDPAKVEVIRLGVALPSTVPDAATARTALVRRWGLAESDLILVTLGRVVKRKGAAWFAGQVLPLLPDARYVVAGVGPDVEAVSAAAAAAGVSDRLVLTGAVTEAEREDLMAGCDVFVQPNISVPGDMEGFGLVVVEAALRGAVVLAAELEGLRDAVEDGRTGVLLPSAAPGAWAERIAGLGGIEERRALGAGFSSAARELYGQEQMGRRLAEMFRTAATKADHR from the coding sequence ATGACGCGGCCGATCTCCCGGGTGTTGTTCGTGACGCGGAAGTTCCCGCCCTCCGTCGGCGGGATGGAGACGCTGGCCTCCGACGTCTGGCAGGTGGTCGAGCAGCGTTGGCCCGGTTCGCGGCTGCTCGCCCACGGCGGCCCGATCTGGCGGTCCGCCTTCTGGGGTCCGGCCGCACTGTTCAGCACGGCCCGTCAGCTGCGCGCGGGCACGGTCGACGCGATCGTCGCCGGCGACGCCGTGATGGCCAGTGCCTTGCGAGCCGTGCTGTGGGTGCGGCGGGTGCCGACCATCGCCTTCGTCATGGGCCGCGACCTGACCTGGGACAAGCCCGGTTACCGCGCGTTGGTGCGGTGGGGTCTCAAGCGGTGGGATCTGATCGCCGCCATCAGCACCGCCACCGGCGCGGTGGCCGCCGAGCTGACCTCCGATCCGGCCAAGGTCGAGGTGATCAGGCTGGGGGTCGCACTCCCGTCGACGGTTCCGGATGCCGCGACCGCCCGGACGGCACTCGTGCGGCGCTGGGGCCTGGCGGAGTCCGACCTGATCCTCGTGACGTTGGGTCGGGTGGTGAAGCGCAAGGGCGCGGCCTGGTTCGCCGGGCAGGTTCTCCCGTTGCTGCCCGACGCCCGTTACGTGGTGGCCGGTGTCGGACCGGACGTCGAGGCGGTGTCCGCGGCGGCCGCCGCCGCGGGCGTGTCCGATCGCCTGGTGCTGACCGGCGCGGTGACCGAGGCCGAGCGCGAGGACCTGATGGCCGGGTGCGACGTCTTCGTCCAGCCGAACATCTCCGTGCCGGGCGACATGGAGGGGTTCGGTCTGGTGGTGGTCGAGGCCGCACTCCGCGGGGCCGTGGTGCTGGCGGCCGAACTCGAGGGTCTGCGCGACGCCGTCGAGGACGGCCGGACCGGTGTGCTGCTGCCCTCCGCAGCACCGGGCGCATGGGCCGAACGGATCGCCGGCCTCGGCGGGATCGAGGAACGGCGCGCGCTCGGCGCCGGTTTCAGCTCTGCGGCCAGGGAGCTCTATGGTCAGGAGCAGATGGGGCGACGGCTGGCCGAGATGTTCCGCACCGCGGCCACGAAGGCGGATCACCGGTGA
- a CDS encoding methyltransferase domain-containing protein, translating into MRVVAFGTYQADSHPRIQVLIEGLRTRGHEVVEINEPLGLTTAARVSMLLKPWTVPVLAVKLVARWGRLIIRSRAELRRGRPDAVLVGYLGHFDVHLARLLFRRTPIVLDHLIFAAGTAIDRGRRTGVVVRALDLVDRWALAAADVIVLDTEEHRDQVPSRWAARTVVANVGADSAWFDAGRGAVADPGEDEPVKVVFFGLFTPLQGAVVIGGALAILRSTGVDASRLSVTMIGTGQDLAAARAAAGASAAVRWIDWVDPADLPSVVASHHVALGIFGTTVKGAQVVPNKVYQSAAAGCAVVTSDTGPQRRMLGEHADFVPAGDAARLAAVLTRLSTDRELLALRRREARALALRSFGGASVIAPLMDRLPVVPTTTSAPVAPLTPRGALRWPLIKRAMRQTRPRTTLEIGCGQGAMGARLVALTPSFTAVEPDEDSFHIARDRIQARGGTVLNCTSDDLPADETFDMVCAFEVLEHLKDDEGALADWARKVRPGGHLVLSVPAWQHMFGTWDKAVGHYRRYSPDELSDKLRASGFEPVSVGLYGWPLAFVLEAIRNRVADGSTQMEDSAADQTAQSGRWMQPTKRLSALVITVGIFPFQVLQRLVPGKGNGIVALARRIG; encoded by the coding sequence GTGCGAGTCGTTGCGTTCGGCACCTACCAGGCCGACTCGCACCCCCGGATCCAGGTGCTGATCGAGGGTCTGCGGACCCGCGGCCACGAGGTCGTCGAGATCAACGAGCCCCTCGGGCTGACCACCGCCGCGCGTGTCTCCATGCTCCTGAAGCCGTGGACCGTGCCGGTACTCGCCGTGAAGCTGGTGGCCAGGTGGGGACGGTTGATCATCCGAAGCCGGGCCGAGTTGCGTCGCGGTCGTCCCGATGCCGTGCTGGTCGGGTATCTGGGCCATTTCGACGTGCATCTGGCCAGGCTGCTGTTCCGCAGGACGCCGATCGTCCTGGACCACCTGATCTTCGCGGCCGGCACCGCCATCGACCGTGGCCGCCGCACCGGCGTCGTGGTCCGCGCGCTGGATCTGGTCGACCGATGGGCGCTGGCGGCGGCCGACGTCATCGTCCTCGACACCGAGGAGCACCGGGACCAGGTGCCGTCCAGGTGGGCGGCACGTACGGTCGTGGCCAACGTCGGGGCCGACTCGGCCTGGTTCGACGCCGGCCGCGGCGCGGTCGCGGACCCTGGCGAGGACGAGCCGGTCAAGGTGGTCTTCTTCGGCCTCTTCACGCCGTTGCAGGGCGCCGTCGTCATCGGCGGGGCGCTGGCCATCCTGAGGTCGACGGGTGTCGACGCCTCCCGCCTGTCGGTGACGATGATCGGCACCGGCCAGGACCTCGCGGCGGCCAGGGCGGCGGCCGGCGCCTCGGCTGCCGTGCGCTGGATCGATTGGGTCGACCCCGCCGACCTCCCTTCGGTGGTCGCCTCGCACCACGTGGCACTGGGTATCTTCGGCACCACCGTCAAGGGCGCCCAGGTGGTGCCGAACAAGGTGTACCAGTCGGCGGCGGCGGGCTGCGCCGTCGTCACCTCGGACACCGGGCCGCAGCGCCGGATGCTCGGTGAACACGCGGACTTCGTGCCGGCCGGTGACGCGGCGCGGCTGGCGGCGGTGCTGACCAGACTCTCCACCGACCGTGAACTGCTCGCGCTGCGCCGCCGGGAGGCCCGTGCACTGGCCCTGCGATCCTTCGGTGGCGCTTCGGTGATCGCACCTTTGATGGATAGGCTGCCCGTCGTGCCCACCACCACCTCAGCTCCCGTCGCCCCGCTGACCCCCAGAGGAGCGCTGCGCTGGCCGCTGATCAAGCGGGCCATGCGGCAGACCAGGCCCCGCACCACCCTGGAGATCGGGTGCGGGCAGGGTGCCATGGGTGCCCGGTTGGTCGCTCTGACGCCCTCCTTCACCGCAGTGGAGCCGGACGAGGACTCCTTCCACATCGCCAGGGACCGGATCCAGGCCAGGGGCGGCACCGTGCTGAACTGCACGTCCGACGACCTACCGGCTGACGAGACCTTCGACATGGTCTGCGCTTTCGAGGTTCTCGAGCATCTCAAGGATGACGAAGGGGCCCTGGCCGACTGGGCCAGGAAGGTCCGCCCCGGTGGCCATCTGGTCCTGTCGGTGCCGGCGTGGCAGCACATGTTCGGGACCTGGGACAAGGCCGTCGGCCACTACCGCCGCTACTCACCGGACGAACTCTCCGACAAGCTGCGGGCGTCCGGCTTCGAACCCGTCAGCGTCGGTCTCTACGGTTGGCCACTGGCCTTCGTGCTGGAGGCCATCCGCAATCGGGTGGCCGACGGTTCCACGCAGATGGAGGATTCGGCGGCCGACCAGACCGCACAGTCCGGTCGGTGGATGCAGCCGACCAAGCGGCTGTCCGCCCTGGTGATCACGGTCGGCATCTTCCCGTTCCAGGTTCTCCAGCGCCTGGTACCCGGCAAGGGCAACGGAATCGTCGCGCTGGCCCGCCGGATCGGTTAG
- a CDS encoding lysylphosphatidylglycerol synthase domain-containing protein: protein MPVRDDEDPSAARSGDGSSGTGAPMAGSSGRSRSTVIRVVFLLAVVAFAAWAIVKERHSLAQAWDKVELLPVLVALLLSIVGAFSGFPQWRVLLAGLGSDIRMRPASKIFFIGQLGKYIPGGVWNIVAQATMARELKVPRARTGAAGLLAIVVALPVVGAMAAVTLAISGREVLGAYWWTLLLVVPLLAFLQPDVLVRLAAFAARITRRSIPLERVPGRNIAEATAWTAFGQIISGLSLMFLVAMFTGSYPSPLLCIGIYSLGLLAGMLVVLAPAGAGAREAVIALGLSPYMEHGAALLVALLARVLTIGADATLAGAAALVGQRAPSAPGGVGAASAGERG, encoded by the coding sequence ATGCCCGTCCGGGACGACGAGGATCCCAGCGCTGCCCGCTCAGGGGACGGGTCGTCAGGGACCGGGGCGCCGATGGCCGGGTCGTCGGGTAGATCGAGGTCCACGGTGATCCGGGTGGTCTTCCTGCTGGCCGTCGTTGCGTTCGCGGCCTGGGCGATCGTCAAGGAACGGCACTCGCTCGCGCAGGCCTGGGACAAGGTCGAACTGCTGCCGGTGCTGGTGGCCCTGCTGCTCAGCATCGTCGGTGCGTTCTCCGGGTTCCCCCAGTGGCGGGTGTTGCTGGCCGGTCTCGGCTCCGACATCCGGATGCGCCCGGCGTCCAAGATCTTCTTCATCGGGCAGCTCGGCAAGTACATCCCGGGCGGCGTCTGGAACATCGTCGCGCAGGCCACGATGGCCAGGGAGCTCAAGGTTCCGCGGGCCCGCACCGGCGCCGCCGGCCTGCTGGCCATCGTCGTCGCACTCCCGGTGGTGGGCGCGATGGCGGCGGTGACCCTGGCCATCTCCGGACGAGAGGTGCTCGGCGCCTACTGGTGGACCCTGCTGCTGGTGGTGCCGCTGCTCGCCTTCCTGCAGCCCGACGTGCTGGTCCGGCTGGCCGCATTCGCCGCGAGGATCACCCGTCGCAGCATCCCGCTGGAGCGGGTCCCGGGCCGCAACATCGCCGAGGCGACCGCCTGGACCGCGTTCGGCCAGATCATCTCGGGGCTGTCCCTGATGTTCCTCGTCGCCATGTTCACCGGCAGCTACCCCTCCCCGTTGCTCTGCATCGGGATCTACAGCCTCGGATTGCTGGCAGGCATGCTGGTGGTGCTCGCACCGGCCGGTGCCGGTGCACGGGAAGCCGTCATCGCGCTGGGCCTCTCGCCCTACATGGAACACGGGGCGGCCCTGCTGGTCGCGTTGCTGGCCCGCGTCCTGACGATCGGCGCAGACGCCACCCTGGCCGGGGCCGCCGCGCTGGTGGGGCAACGCGCCCCGAGCGCCCCCGGGGGAGTCGGCGCGGCGAGTGCAGGCGAGCGCGGATGA
- a CDS encoding response regulator transcription factor, translated as MTGQSKLLVVDDEPSLQDIVATSMRFLGYDVSVASTGREAVRVATDVRPDLIILDIMLPDFDGLEVMRRLRTAGIDAGVVFLSARDTPADKIAGLSAGGDDYVTKPFGLEELAARVTAVLRRVRPDLAADGVLKVADLELDPETYQVSRSGVPIELAPTEYKMLRHLMINANVVLSRQQLLDAVWGTDFYGDDSVVATYISYLRRKVDATGEPLIHTHRGFGYVLRVPRR; from the coding sequence ATGACGGGGCAGTCCAAGTTGCTGGTGGTCGACGACGAGCCTTCGCTCCAGGACATCGTGGCCACCTCGATGCGTTTCCTCGGTTACGACGTGAGCGTCGCCTCCACCGGCCGGGAAGCCGTGCGGGTCGCCACCGACGTGCGGCCGGACCTGATCATCCTGGACATCATGCTGCCGGACTTCGACGGCCTCGAGGTGATGCGCCGGCTGCGGACCGCGGGCATCGACGCCGGCGTGGTGTTCCTGTCCGCACGGGACACCCCGGCGGACAAGATCGCCGGCCTGTCGGCCGGTGGCGACGACTACGTGACCAAGCCGTTCGGCCTCGAGGAACTCGCCGCAAGGGTGACGGCCGTGCTCCGTCGGGTCCGTCCCGATCTCGCCGCGGACGGTGTGCTCAAGGTGGCCGATTTGGAGCTCGATCCGGAGACGTACCAGGTGTCCCGGTCTGGCGTGCCGATCGAGTTGGCGCCCACCGAGTACAAGATGCTGCGCCACCTGATGATCAACGCGAACGTCGTGCTCTCGCGTCAGCAACTGCTCGACGCCGTGTGGGGCACCGACTTCTACGGGGACGACTCGGTGGTCGCGACGTACATCTCCTACCTCCGCCGCAAGGTGGATGCCACCGGTGAGCCATTGATCCACACCCATCGGGGGTTCGGGTACGTCCTGCGCGTTCCGCGGCGCTGA
- a CDS encoding cell wall metabolism sensor histidine kinase WalK, which produces MTAALPVQRRRWGLQARLIALVLAVAALALIAVDVIVPLNVRAALIADRDAGLTSVVGSLPRSINPDSLTQLTASNPLRGEIGWSIVSSSGMAQVIVHPPRDPAANPDLGREPLSGTARTVGDSSGSAATYRVLAVGGYADAFNNPVFLVAWSSLDEVASTLRQLVFLEFLITVGLLVLLGLIAGLIIRRELRPLEAMATAADEIAGGNVDRRVVPGDPSTEIGRLGAAFNGMLDGIGGLLDDQQRSEARLRQFVADASHELRTPVAAVRGYSELYKAGMLPEESAVARAMDRMGFEARRMGGLVEDLLTLIKADAERPREHEPVDLAQLLVGVIDDAAVIDSTRTWRLIGASRATVVVGDRLRLHQLFANLLSNVRTHTPAGTTATISVLPGHDEVAVSVTDDGPGVSAEALPRLFDRFYREDESRSRENGGSGLGLSIVAAIVRTHGGRILASNAAGGGLIMTVVLPRPVGTAAVLGMDRDSPVGVNTGPIDL; this is translated from the coding sequence ATGACCGCCGCCCTTCCGGTCCAACGGCGGCGGTGGGGTCTGCAGGCCCGGCTGATCGCACTCGTGCTGGCCGTCGCCGCACTCGCCCTGATCGCCGTCGACGTGATCGTGCCGCTCAACGTCAGGGCGGCCCTGATCGCCGACCGCGACGCCGGCCTGACCAGTGTGGTCGGCTCGCTGCCCAGGAGCATCAACCCGGACTCGCTCACCCAGCTGACCGCTTCGAACCCGCTACGGGGCGAGATCGGCTGGAGCATCGTCAGTTCCAGCGGGATGGCGCAGGTGATCGTCCACCCGCCGCGAGATCCGGCGGCCAACCCCGACCTCGGTCGCGAACCCCTCAGCGGCACCGCGCGCACGGTCGGTGACAGTTCGGGCTCGGCCGCCACCTATCGGGTGCTCGCCGTCGGGGGGTATGCCGATGCCTTCAACAATCCCGTCTTCCTGGTCGCCTGGAGCTCGTTGGACGAGGTCGCGTCGACCCTGCGACAGCTGGTCTTCCTCGAATTCCTGATCACGGTCGGCCTGCTCGTGCTGCTGGGCCTCATCGCCGGCCTGATCATCCGCCGGGAGCTCAGGCCACTCGAGGCGATGGCGACGGCCGCCGACGAGATCGCGGGAGGAAACGTCGATCGACGGGTCGTCCCCGGCGATCCCAGTACCGAGATCGGCCGTCTCGGTGCGGCGTTCAACGGCATGCTGGACGGCATCGGGGGACTGCTGGACGACCAGCAGCGCAGCGAGGCCAGGCTCCGGCAGTTCGTCGCGGACGCGTCCCACGAGCTCCGCACGCCGGTGGCCGCCGTCCGCGGCTACTCCGAGCTCTACAAGGCGGGGATGCTGCCCGAGGAATCGGCGGTCGCCAGGGCGATGGACCGGATGGGTTTCGAGGCGCGCCGGATGGGTGGCCTGGTCGAGGATCTGCTGACGCTGATCAAGGCCGATGCCGAGCGACCCCGGGAGCACGAGCCGGTGGATCTGGCCCAACTGCTGGTCGGCGTCATCGACGACGCCGCGGTGATCGACAGCACCCGGACCTGGCGGCTGATCGGTGCCTCCCGGGCCACCGTGGTGGTCGGCGACCGGCTGCGGCTGCACCAGCTCTTCGCCAACCTGCTGTCCAACGTCAGGACGCACACCCCGGCCGGCACCACGGCGACCATCTCGGTGCTGCCCGGGCACGACGAGGTCGCCGTCAGCGTCACCGACGACGGCCCCGGAGTGTCGGCCGAGGCGTTGCCGCGCCTGTTCGACCGGTTCTACCGGGAGGACGAATCGCGCTCCCGCGAGAACGGCGGGAGTGGTCTGGGCCTGTCCATCGTGGCGGCCATCGTCCGGACACACGGTGGACGGATCCTCGCGTCGAACGCGGCCGGCGGTGGACTGATCATGACCGTGGTCCTCCCGCGGCCGGTGGGTACCGCTGCAGTCCTCGGGATGGACCGCGACTCGCCCGTGGGGGTGAACACCGGACCCATCGATCTGTAG
- a CDS encoding glycosyltransferase family 87 protein: MAARRRSAVRSRDPGAVARARRGILVVAIPVLVIKLVLAATTFGTNDIVHWGDFLLGVKQAGPVGIYALTFPANNSFYNHPPLVGYLLSFINLVQDAGVPYRFTLRALSSLADVGTALVVFELLRRRISPARAGAAGILVAISPISVMVSGFHGNTDPIFVFLVFLAVLLLVDLQRPGLGGVAIALAVGVKIVPMVVIPVLAIYVLRRDRREFLRWAAGFALAFAVTWGPALLLQFHAVLADVIGYRGVGYSPWGIEQIGHWLGDPSWVASYAGRGRALVVVICAAVPAIAVWRRPDVVVVAVGWSLIGFLALAPTWGAQYMVWPVAACCVIGLSWGAAYNLAGGVVLFMVYDRWSGGLPWNRARATYVVPLHELVAMQVPWLVLVVVLIRATIKTFLPSSGGFSVERARAVPVGRNQKSTEPVSPGTNRGGVTASTAGGGPEISGTREESNDSEEQ; this comes from the coding sequence GTGGCCGCTCGCCGACGGTCGGCCGTCCGCAGCCGGGACCCCGGTGCGGTCGCCCGTGCCCGCCGGGGCATCCTGGTCGTCGCGATCCCGGTGCTGGTGATCAAGCTGGTCCTCGCGGCCACCACCTTCGGCACCAACGACATCGTCCACTGGGGCGACTTCCTGCTCGGGGTGAAACAGGCCGGCCCGGTCGGCATCTACGCGCTGACTTTTCCCGCCAACAATTCGTTCTACAACCATCCCCCACTGGTCGGGTATCTGCTCTCGTTCATCAATCTGGTGCAGGACGCCGGGGTGCCGTACCGGTTCACCCTCCGGGCCCTGTCGAGTCTGGCGGACGTCGGTACGGCGTTGGTCGTCTTCGAGTTGTTGCGACGCCGGATATCACCAGCGCGGGCCGGAGCGGCGGGAATTCTGGTCGCCATCAGTCCCATTTCGGTCATGGTGTCCGGCTTCCACGGCAATACCGACCCCATTTTCGTCTTCCTGGTGTTCCTGGCCGTGCTGCTGCTCGTCGATCTGCAGCGCCCCGGCCTCGGCGGAGTGGCGATCGCGCTGGCCGTCGGGGTGAAGATCGTGCCGATGGTCGTCATTCCCGTGTTGGCGATCTACGTCCTGCGGCGTGACCGTCGGGAATTCCTTCGATGGGCGGCGGGTTTCGCCCTCGCGTTCGCTGTGACCTGGGGGCCGGCCCTGCTGCTGCAGTTCCACGCGGTGCTCGCGGACGTGATCGGCTACCGCGGCGTCGGCTACTCGCCGTGGGGGATCGAGCAGATCGGTCACTGGCTGGGCGACCCGTCCTGGGTCGCCTCGTACGCCGGCCGGGGTCGTGCCCTGGTGGTGGTGATCTGCGCTGCCGTCCCGGCGATCGCCGTGTGGCGCCGGCCGGACGTCGTGGTGGTGGCGGTGGGATGGTCGCTGATCGGGTTCCTGGCCCTGGCTCCCACCTGGGGCGCCCAGTACATGGTGTGGCCGGTGGCCGCGTGCTGCGTGATCGGCCTGAGCTGGGGCGCCGCCTACAACCTGGCCGGTGGCGTCGTCCTGTTCATGGTCTACGACCGGTGGAGCGGAGGTCTGCCGTGGAACCGGGCCAGGGCCACCTACGTGGTCCCGCTGCACGAACTCGTGGCCATGCAGGTGCCGTGGCTGGTGTTGGTGGTCGTGCTCATCCGTGCGACCATCAAGACATTCCTGCCGAGCTCGGGTGGATTCAGTGTCGAACGCGCCCGTGCGGTCCCCGTCGGCAGGAACCAGAAGTCGACCGAGCCTGTCTCGCCCGGAACGAACCGGGGCGGGGTGACCGCGTCCACTGCCGGCGGCGGCCCCGAGATTTCAGGCACACGAGAGGAAAGCAATGATTCGGAAGAACAATGA
- a CDS encoding bifunctional glycosyltransferase/class I SAM-dependent methyltransferase → MIRKNNEALRIGIVVVAYNAESTLLKTLDRIPLDFRARIEEVIICDDASGDLTFEHGQEWGARKDTPATTVIRHTKNLGYGGNQKAAYRLAIESGLDVVVLLHADGQYAPESLADIVEPFYSSDCAAVFGSRMMDKGAAKVGGMPFYKRVGNRVLTTFENKVLGTELTEFHSGYRAYRTDILQKVPFEANNDGFDFDTQIIAQVLHAGGTIVEVPIPTYYGDEICYVDGLKYAKDVVRDVLEYRLAVQGFGTSEWVPTPDEYDFKEGDGSSHSLILEMMATLPPCRVLDLGCSAGLLAEKIRAAGHTVVGVDALELPHVRERTDAFFVADLEQPLAAEIGTGFDVVIAGDIIEHLARPGDALKEMRRVLRPGGQLILSVPNFGHWYPRFRVAFGVFGYDRRGVLDNTHLRFFTRSTLRRTVRRAGFDVLQEAATGLPLGTIGASGGIGGLLRRFDDLLVRTRPTLFGYQNVLRLTPHAEDVVTAALEVHDPEALSRAIGA, encoded by the coding sequence ATGATTCGGAAGAACAATGAGGCTCTGCGCATCGGGATCGTGGTCGTTGCCTATAACGCCGAATCCACCCTGCTGAAGACGCTGGATCGAATCCCGCTCGACTTTCGCGCCCGCATCGAGGAAGTCATCATCTGCGATGACGCCAGCGGTGACCTGACTTTCGAGCACGGACAGGAGTGGGGTGCGCGTAAAGATACGCCGGCCACGACTGTGATCCGACACACAAAAAATCTGGGATACGGCGGAAATCAAAAGGCTGCATACCGATTGGCCATCGAGAGCGGTCTGGATGTCGTGGTCCTGCTGCACGCCGACGGGCAGTACGCACCGGAATCCCTGGCCGACATCGTCGAACCGTTCTACTCCAGTGATTGCGCCGCCGTTTTCGGCTCGCGAATGATGGACAAAGGTGCGGCCAAAGTCGGCGGGATGCCATTCTACAAACGAGTCGGCAACCGGGTGTTGACCACCTTCGAGAACAAGGTCCTGGGGACCGAACTCACGGAGTTCCACTCCGGATACCGCGCCTACCGGACGGACATCCTGCAGAAGGTCCCGTTCGAGGCGAACAACGACGGTTTCGACTTCGACACCCAGATCATCGCCCAGGTGCTGCACGCCGGGGGCACCATCGTCGAGGTACCGATCCCGACCTACTACGGCGACGAGATCTGCTACGTCGACGGCCTCAAGTACGCCAAGGACGTCGTGCGGGATGTGCTCGAGTACCGCCTCGCCGTCCAGGGTTTCGGTACCTCGGAGTGGGTGCCGACCCCCGACGAGTACGACTTCAAGGAGGGTGACGGCTCCTCGCACTCGCTGATCCTGGAGATGATGGCCACTCTTCCGCCGTGCCGCGTCCTGGACCTGGGCTGCTCCGCCGGCCTGCTGGCCGAGAAGATCCGCGCCGCCGGTCACACCGTCGTCGGCGTGGATGCGTTGGAGCTGCCGCACGTCCGCGAGCGCACCGACGCCTTCTTCGTCGCCGATCTGGAGCAGCCGCTGGCCGCCGAGATCGGCACCGGCTTCGACGTCGTCATCGCGGGCGACATCATCGAGCACCTGGCTCGTCCGGGCGATGCGCTGAAGGAGATGCGCCGGGTGCTCCGGCCCGGCGGGCAGTTGATCCTGTCGGTCCCGAACTTCGGGCACTGGTACCCCCGTTTCCGGGTCGCCTTCGGTGTCTTCGGATACGACCGGCGCGGCGTGCTGGACAACACCCACCTCCGCTTCTTCACCAGATCGACACTGCGGCGCACAGTGCGCCGGGCCGGCTTCGACGTCCTCCAGGAGGCCGCCACCGGGCTGCCGCTGGGCACCATCGGGGCCTCCGGCGGCATCGGCGGCCTGCTGCGCAGGTTCGACGACCTGCTGGTCCGGACGCGTCCGACCCTGTTCGGGTACCAGAACGTGCTCCGGTTGACCCCGCACGCGGAAGATGTGGTGACGGCCGCGCTCGAGGTGCACGATCCAGAAGCGCTGTCCAGAGCCATCGGTGCCTGA
- a CDS encoding class I SAM-dependent methyltransferase, producing the protein MAQERSRQLAYSEIQEKMSREESRVLKARKIHAVITHFLGQGWAPGATYLDIGSSLGWTVQAAAESGCLAMGIDIDVPGLVRAKADRDPRCFFACADGEQLPFADESIDVAVFNHIYEHVVNPDAVMSEIRRVLKPTGVAYLGLGNRLGVMEPHHRLPFLSWLPEGLADSYVRAFHKADRYHERFRTVPGLQRMVGGLYVHDYSYSILAHPEVFSSSDMVGSWGATAVRKAPASVRRLAGTIIPTVIWVASKSPQRPAGPSLVVQPAPVTTKLMPR; encoded by the coding sequence ATGGCACAGGAACGCAGCCGTCAACTGGCCTACAGCGAGATCCAGGAGAAGATGTCCCGCGAGGAGTCTCGGGTCCTCAAGGCCCGGAAGATCCACGCCGTCATCACCCACTTCCTCGGCCAGGGTTGGGCTCCGGGCGCGACCTACCTCGACATCGGCTCCTCGTTGGGCTGGACCGTCCAGGCGGCGGCCGAGAGTGGTTGCCTCGCAATGGGTATCGACATCGACGTCCCGGGTCTCGTGCGGGCCAAGGCCGATCGTGACCCGCGATGTTTCTTCGCCTGCGCCGACGGCGAGCAGCTGCCTTTCGCCGACGAGTCCATCGACGTGGCCGTGTTCAACCACATCTACGAGCACGTGGTGAACCCCGACGCCGTGATGTCGGAGATCCGCCGGGTCCTCAAGCCGACCGGGGTGGCCTACCTCGGCCTTGGCAACCGGCTCGGCGTGATGGAGCCGCACCACCGGTTGCCGTTCCTGTCCTGGCTGCCCGAAGGGCTGGCCGACAGCTACGTGCGCGCCTTCCACAAGGCGGACCGCTACCACGAGAGGTTCCGCACGGTCCCCGGGCTCCAGCGCATGGTCGGCGGCCTCTACGTGCACGACTACTCCTACAGCATCCTGGCCCATCCGGAGGTGTTCTCCTCCTCCGACATGGTCGGCAGCTGGGGGGCGACCGCGGTGCGCAAGGCCCCGGCGTCGGTTCGTCGACTCGCCGGCACGATCATCCCGACAGTGATCTGGGTGGCGAGCAAGTCGCCGCAGCGTCCGGCCGGGCCCTCGCTCGTCGTCCAGCCGGCCCCGGTGACGACCAAACTGATGCCGCGGTGA